In Phormidium yuhuli AB48, one genomic interval encodes:
- a CDS encoding VWA domain-containing protein: protein MTDNRNLPSNVQASRRWRLILGTDARGTNLSQDGVDERRERSLAALYQPSHSGGLAHSRLTVVRWLDEIRGHFPESAVRVMQQDAIERLNLRSLLLEPDVSDRLDWDPMLAAEVLTLMSTLPDSQTERIREIVRPVVEALERQLRPATQQALGGRLRQRSPRRSPRYRDIDWQRTLSANLKHYQPHYDTIIPEKLIHRGMPPRLLSDVVLCLDQSASMATSVVYASVFASVLASVSSLNLRLLAFDTAVVDLTSRLHDPLDLLLGMQLGGGTDISQALRYSLQGIQRPHETLVILLSDLYDGGDRQQLWQAFAQLLASGVRVVSLLALDETGVPRYDVATAERLAHLGIASFACHPEEFPSLISEYLLR from the coding sequence ATGACTGATAATCGTAACCTTCCTTCTAATGTACAAGCTTCTCGCCGTTGGCGATTGATTTTGGGGACGGATGCCAGGGGGACTAACCTCTCTCAGGATGGGGTGGATGAGCGGCGGGAGCGATCGCTCGCGGCTCTGTATCAGCCATCCCACTCGGGGGGATTGGCACATTCGAGGTTGACGGTGGTTCGCTGGTTGGATGAGATTCGGGGTCATTTCCCTGAGTCGGCGGTTCGGGTGATGCAACAAGATGCGATTGAACGTTTAAATTTGCGATCGCTCCTACTTGAACCGGATGTGAGCGATCGCCTGGACTGGGACCCAATGTTGGCGGCTGAGGTGTTAACGTTGATGTCTACGTTACCGGACTCCCAGACCGAGCGGATTCGTGAGATTGTCCGTCCGGTGGTCGAGGCATTAGAACGGCAGTTACGGCCGGCTACCCAGCAAGCTCTAGGGGGCCGTCTTCGCCAGCGATCGCCCCGACGCTCTCCCCGCTATCGAGACATTGATTGGCAGCGCACCCTATCTGCCAATCTCAAACACTATCAACCCCACTATGACACGATCATTCCCGAAAAACTGATTCATCGAGGAATGCCTCCGCGCCTTTTGTCTGATGTGGTCCTATGTCTAGATCAAAGTGCCTCCATGGCGACTTCAGTGGTCTATGCTAGCGTTTTTGCCTCAGTATTGGCGTCTGTATCTTCACTGAATCTACGGCTGTTAGCCTTTGATACGGCGGTTGTCGATCTAACGTCCCGTTTGCATGATCCGCTGGATCTGTTACTGGGAATGCAGCTCGGGGGGGGAACTGATATTTCCCAAGCCTTACGCTACAGTTTACAAGGGATTCAACGCCCCCATGAGACCCTGGTGATTCTTCTGAGCGATTTATATGATGGGGGCGATCGGCAACAACTCTGGCAAGCTTTCGCACAATTGCTAGCATCGGGGGTACGGGTTGTTAGTCTTTTAGCTCTCGATGAGACCGGGGTTCCTCGCTATGATGTGGCAACGGCTGAGCGTTTAGCTCACTTGGGCATTGCCAGTTTTGCCTGTCACCCAGAGGAGTTTCCATCTTTGATAAGTGAGTATTTGCTTAGGTAA
- the hemW gene encoding radical SAM family heme chaperone HemW, which produces MGSKISMVTADAMAESWMAQTYAPPRSAYVHIPFCRRRCFYCDFPISVIGDRQSGDTSPAIARYVAHLCREIDATPNLGADAGVSLETVFFGGGTPSLLSGQQLRQILERLREQFGLADAAEISIEMDPGTFTQDKVREFLGAGITRISFGAQAFQDELLAVCGRSHSVAEIYQAYAWLQEAGADHISFDLICGLPHQGLDQWQESLEAAIALKPQHLSVYDLIVEPKTVFARRYEPETDPLPDGELAAHFYRQAIAQLQTAGYEHYEVSNHAQPGYSCRHNQTYWQNRPYYGFGMGATSYSQGQRFSRPRTRVDYVKWLETYLSQNGQLNAPVVSSNDLILETLMLRLRLAAGISRAELAANLSSQALDDLHRAIAPYRKRGWVDWGEDAVRLTDPEGFLFSNSILSSLFNALEP; this is translated from the coding sequence ATGGGTTCTAAGATTTCCATGGTTACGGCTGACGCTATGGCGGAGTCCTGGATGGCTCAAACCTATGCCCCACCGAGGTCTGCCTATGTTCATATTCCCTTCTGTCGCCGCCGCTGTTTTTATTGCGATTTCCCCATCTCGGTGATCGGCGATCGCCAATCGGGGGACACCTCCCCCGCTATCGCTCGCTATGTGGCTCATCTTTGTCGGGAGATTGACGCGACTCCCAATTTAGGGGCGGATGCGGGCGTTTCCCTGGAAACCGTCTTTTTTGGCGGGGGAACGCCCTCCCTGCTCTCGGGGCAACAACTGCGGCAGATTCTGGAGCGTCTGCGGGAGCAGTTTGGCCTGGCGGATGCGGCGGAAATTTCCATTGAAATGGACCCGGGGACGTTTACCCAAGACAAGGTCCGGGAGTTTCTAGGGGCGGGGATTACCCGGATTAGTTTTGGGGCTCAGGCCTTCCAGGATGAGCTCCTGGCGGTCTGTGGGCGATCGCACTCGGTGGCGGAGATTTATCAGGCCTATGCGTGGCTACAAGAGGCGGGGGCAGACCATATCAGTTTCGATCTCATTTGTGGCTTACCCCATCAAGGTTTAGACCAGTGGCAAGAGTCCCTAGAGGCAGCCATCGCCCTCAAACCACAGCACCTATCGGTGTATGACCTCATCGTGGAACCAAAAACGGTCTTTGCCCGCCGCTATGAACCGGAAACGGACCCTCTACCGGATGGGGAGTTGGCCGCCCACTTCTATCGCCAGGCGATCGCCCAACTCCAGACCGCCGGCTACGAGCATTATGAGGTCAGCAACCATGCCCAACCGGGCTATTCCTGTCGCCACAATCAAACCTATTGGCAGAATCGCCCCTATTATGGCTTCGGCATGGGTGCTACCAGTTATAGCCAAGGGCAACGCTTCTCTCGCCCGAGAACCCGGGTTGACTATGTTAAATGGCTTGAGACCTATCTGAGCCAAAATGGGCAGCTTAATGCCCCCGTTGTGTCCAGTAATGACCTCATTTTGGAGACGCTCATGTTGCGCTTGCGCCTAGCCGCCGGAATTTCCAGGGCAGAGCTTGCGGCCAATCTGTCCTCCCAAGCCCTAGACGACCTCCACCGGGCGATCGCCCCCTACCGTAAACGAGGTTGGGTAGATTGGGGCGAGGATGCTGTTAGATTAACAGACCCCGAAGGTTTCCTCTTCTCCAACAGCATTCTCTCTAGCCTCTTTAATGCCCTGGAACCCTAG
- a CDS encoding PIN/TRAM domain-containing protein, translating to MLDALIIISFIIAGAGVGFFSIELLPGSAMQQVTNVDGLRWVVASFAALISGVVGLSVQTTYRRIEANIRKMPLEVLLTRALGLVAGLLVANLMLAPVFLVPIPKDFTFIKPFVAVLGSVMFGFLGVTLADTHGRAFLRLLNPNSVESLMVAEGTLKPATTKVVDTSCIIDGRIQNLLETGFLEGQILIPQFVLEELQQVADASNDGKRVRGRRGLDILNQIKENYPERIDIYPADYDEPMTVDAKLVRLAAEIHATLLTNDFNLSKVATLQKVSVLNINELAQAVRLSYLPGDDIEVKILKTGKEPDQGVGYLDDGTMVVVEESSDLIGSEVHVVVTSALQTSAGRMIFARPHASAMA from the coding sequence ATGCTCGACGCACTTATTATTATCTCATTCATCATTGCGGGAGCCGGGGTAGGCTTTTTCAGCATTGAACTCCTCCCAGGGAGTGCCATGCAGCAAGTCACCAACGTTGACGGCTTACGCTGGGTGGTGGCCAGTTTTGCTGCCCTCATCAGTGGCGTGGTAGGACTCTCGGTACAAACGACCTATCGGCGTATCGAGGCCAACATCCGTAAAATGCCCTTAGAAGTCCTACTCACCCGTGCCCTAGGGCTAGTGGCTGGTTTATTGGTCGCCAACCTCATGTTAGCGCCGGTCTTCCTGGTCCCGATTCCCAAAGACTTCACCTTCATCAAACCCTTTGTCGCGGTGTTGGGGAGCGTTATGTTTGGCTTTCTGGGAGTCACCCTGGCCGATACCCATGGCCGCGCCTTTTTACGCCTGCTCAACCCCAACAGTGTTGAAAGTTTGATGGTGGCTGAAGGAACCCTCAAACCCGCCACCACCAAAGTAGTCGATACCAGTTGCATTATCGACGGTCGCATTCAGAACCTGCTCGAAACGGGTTTTTTAGAAGGACAAATTCTGATTCCCCAATTTGTCTTGGAAGAATTGCAACAGGTGGCCGATGCGTCTAACGACGGTAAACGAGTTCGAGGCCGTCGGGGTTTGGATATCCTCAATCAAATTAAGGAAAACTACCCGGAGCGCATTGATATTTATCCCGCTGATTATGATGAACCGATGACAGTGGATGCCAAGTTGGTTCGTCTGGCGGCTGAGATCCATGCGACGCTCCTCACCAATGACTTCAATCTCAGTAAGGTGGCGACCCTGCAAAAAGTGTCAGTCCTCAACATCAACGAGTTAGCTCAGGCGGTTCGCTTGTCCTATCTCCCGGGGGACGATATTGAAGTAAAAATCCTCAAAACCGGCAAAGAACCCGATCAGGGGGTGGGATATCTCGATGATGGAACCATGGTCGTCGTGGAGGAGAGTTCGGACCTCATCGGCAGTGAAGTTCATGTTGTGGTCACCAGTGCCCTACAAACTTCCGCCGGCCGAATGATTTTCGCTCGCCCTCATGCTTCAGCAATGGCTTAG
- the psb34 gene encoding photosystem II assembly protein Psb34 gives MPYVDEEGGRLNNYAIEPKMYEAKPPTKEEKRNYAILGALAALFVGGIIAVAYAVSTVS, from the coding sequence ATGCCTTACGTTGATGAAGAGGGGGGTCGCCTCAATAACTACGCCATCGAACCCAAGATGTATGAGGCGAAACCTCCCACCAAGGAAGAGAAGCGCAATTATGCCATTCTGGGGGCCTTGGCTGCCCTATTTGTGGGGGGCATTATCGCTGTAGCGTATGCCGTTTCAACGGTCAGCTAG
- the pdhA gene encoding pyruvate dehydrogenase (acetyl-transferring) E1 component subunit alpha: MVTERTLPTSNPDSAAISREEGLRIYKDMVLGRLFEDKCAEMYYRGKMFGFVHLYNGQEAVSSGVIQAAMNPGDDYVCSTYRDHVHALSAGVPAREVMAELFGKATGCSKGRGGSMHMFSNEHKLLGGYAFVAEGIPVAMGAAFQVRYRKEVMKDPNANQVVACFFGDGASNNGQFFETLNMASLWKLPILFVVENNKWAIGMAHERATSQPEIYKKASVFNMAGVEVDGMDVVAVRAVANEAVKRARAGEGPTLIEALTYRFRGHSLADPDELRSKEEKEIWFARDPINRFETFLTSNNLAKAEELKEIQAEVQRTIDEAVEFAESSPEPDPSELRRFIFAEDV; this comes from the coding sequence ATGGTTACAGAACGCACCCTCCCCACCTCCAATCCCGACTCCGCAGCCATTAGCCGTGAAGAAGGACTGCGAATCTATAAAGACATGGTTCTCGGCCGCCTCTTTGAGGATAAATGCGCCGAAATGTATTATCGAGGCAAGATGTTCGGCTTCGTTCACCTCTATAACGGTCAGGAAGCCGTATCCTCAGGTGTCATCCAGGCGGCCATGAATCCTGGTGATGATTATGTATGCAGCACCTATCGTGACCACGTTCATGCCCTGAGTGCTGGGGTTCCGGCCCGGGAAGTGATGGCGGAACTATTCGGGAAAGCCACTGGATGCAGTAAAGGCCGTGGTGGGTCCATGCACATGTTCTCTAACGAGCATAAGCTCCTTGGAGGATACGCCTTTGTTGCCGAGGGAATTCCCGTGGCCATGGGCGCGGCGTTCCAAGTTCGCTATCGTAAAGAGGTCATGAAAGACCCCAACGCTAATCAGGTGGTGGCCTGTTTCTTTGGGGATGGCGCGAGTAATAATGGACAGTTTTTTGAAACCCTGAATATGGCGTCGCTCTGGAAGTTACCGATTCTTTTTGTGGTGGAAAACAACAAATGGGCCATCGGCATGGCTCATGAACGGGCTACCTCTCAACCGGAAATCTATAAAAAAGCCAGTGTCTTTAACATGGCTGGGGTTGAAGTCGATGGCATGGATGTGGTAGCTGTTCGCGCCGTGGCTAACGAAGCGGTGAAACGGGCCCGAGCTGGGGAAGGCCCAACGCTGATTGAGGCGCTCACCTATCGCTTCCGCGGCCATTCTTTGGCAGACCCCGATGAGTTACGCTCCAAGGAAGAGAAGGAAATTTGGTTCGCCCGTGACCCAATTAACCGCTTTGAAACCTTCTTGACCAGTAATAATTTGGCTAAGGCGGAAGAACTCAAGGAGATTCAGGCTGAGGTGCAACGGACGATTGATGAGGCGGTTGAATTCGCGGAATCGAGTCCCGAACCGGATCCCAGTGAACTGCGCCGCTTTATTTTTGCTGAGGATGTTTAG
- a CDS encoding response regulator encodes MKLRTKTLLIVGAALVALNITIYAISSLILLRDFTHLEQQYVYQDITHALHAVDNELSSLNTIARDYAEWDDTYEFIKTGNRDYVRSNLIDSTFSYLNLNFMVFVDTQGQIRFQKAYDRTHSRSIPLPEGLEPFLDPNQPEHSLLISDTVDDGIQGLIELQGEPFAVAARPIVTSQVTGPLRGTLIVGRHFDQGAIARLAQQTQLSLDLYPRPNSPLPADVQQAWQELLNPSQPQSPLFEIPSSLQKSASEFDVQLALDTFNENSGQRQPRFRWPYLPLPPGERIAGYTLLRDLQDAPIRLLRVNAPRAIYQQGQISIRYFSLALLSVGLIFSGLTLLLIEKLVLSPLSQLSESMNQLKQTADPQQRLPSVGEDELSSLADTINEMLDALGRSQSERQETEQRYRLMAENSTDLIARQNTDGQFLYASPAAEVLLGYKPEELINRYARDLIHPLDRDTFNYSTAEVLTTNGSLTLSYRIRHKNGHYIWFETTSRAFGQDKKGLNRTSDSPIREIISVSRDITERKLAEEDLRESEASIRAIYKVTSSRHLNFRERLQGLLELGRQRFGMEIAILSRIQDENFEVLEVQCPQTPPGPVSHPLIPGQRLPLAETYCFRTVEANDPLYFEFLLMYGTHVPPKYGPFRIQAYIGTPVIVAGEVYGTLSFSSRTPLHDPFKPVDREILKLMAQWIGGEIERQETAADLAETRDRALAATQAKSEFLATMSHEIRTPMNAVIGMTGLLLDTELSLEQRDFVETIRSSGDTLLTIINDILDFSKIESGKLELEQHPFDLRACVEQSLDLLASKATGKGLELAYLMSNDTPQHICGDVTRVRQILVNLLSNAVKFTDEGEVVISMTAESVECSLECNDTCTSPAPETEIRESLDFPYYRIQFAVRDTGIGIQSDRMHRLFRSFSQVDSSTTRQYGGTGLGLAISKRLAEMMGGVMWVESMGHTTGDCPSDFELTTGSEDPGSVFYFTLIAPQAPQVPLVKSLRHRVELRDKRLLVVDDNATNRKILSLATQSWGMETLAVADGRTALEVVQDHPPFDLAILDMQMPEMDGVTLAQRLQGLEVMKDVPLIILTSMGTEVQGLQVQLAALLNKPIKQSQLYDILVGVLSGEPVEREYEKTPKLDGHLADRLPLKILVAEDNAVNQKVATQTLARMGYRADVVGNGLEVLDALTRQHYDVVLMDVQMPVMDGLESSRRICKKWAKPRRPYLIAVTANAMQGDREDCIAAGMDDYISKPIRINELIQALSRCPVTGTVSLKAFAADPESSERREVQEKAPEASLPVLNQKILDDLRDIEALEELVDLYLQETPQLLEGVETAIAEQNSQQLRQSAHSLKSTSAALGANPLSDLGQELEEKGKAGDFTGVNELWDRLVQQYDRTVDALQAAKGEEPSPDSQEQELTINN; translated from the coding sequence ATGAAACTACGAACGAAAACCTTACTCATCGTCGGTGCGGCGTTGGTGGCGTTGAACATCACGATTTACGCCATATCCTCGTTAATCTTACTGAGAGATTTCACGCATCTAGAGCAACAGTACGTTTACCAGGACATTACCCATGCCCTACATGCCGTCGACAATGAGCTATCGAGTCTAAACACAATTGCCCGAGACTATGCCGAGTGGGACGACACCTATGAGTTTATCAAAACCGGTAACCGTGACTATGTACGCTCCAACCTGATTGACTCGACATTTTCCTACCTAAACCTCAACTTCATGGTCTTTGTCGACACTCAGGGCCAGATTCGCTTCCAGAAAGCCTATGACCGGACTCATAGCCGGAGTATTCCCTTACCCGAGGGACTAGAGCCATTTCTAGACCCTAATCAGCCGGAGCATTCCCTGCTCATCAGCGATACGGTTGATGATGGCATTCAAGGTCTTATAGAACTCCAGGGCGAACCCTTTGCCGTCGCGGCCCGTCCCATTGTCACCAGTCAAGTGACCGGGCCCTTGCGGGGAACACTGATTGTCGGCCGTCATTTTGACCAGGGGGCGATCGCCCGTCTTGCCCAACAAACCCAACTGTCCCTCGATCTCTACCCTCGTCCCAATAGCCCCTTGCCAGCCGATGTGCAACAGGCCTGGCAGGAGTTGCTCAACCCCTCTCAACCTCAATCTCCCCTGTTTGAGATTCCCTCCAGCCTTCAGAAATCTGCCAGCGAGTTTGATGTCCAGCTAGCCTTAGATACCTTTAACGAAAACAGCGGGCAACGCCAACCCAGATTTCGTTGGCCCTACCTACCCCTGCCCCCGGGAGAACGCATTGCTGGCTATACCCTGCTGCGAGATCTCCAGGACGCTCCCATCCGTTTGCTGCGAGTCAACGCCCCTCGGGCCATCTACCAACAAGGTCAGATTAGCATTCGCTACTTCTCCCTGGCCCTGCTTAGCGTCGGCCTAATCTTCAGTGGCCTAACCCTATTGCTGATCGAAAAACTTGTGTTGTCGCCCCTCTCTCAGCTGAGTGAGAGTATGAATCAACTCAAACAGACGGCAGATCCCCAGCAACGCCTCCCCAGCGTCGGAGAAGACGAACTTTCCAGTCTAGCGGACACCATCAACGAGATGCTCGACGCTCTGGGGCGATCGCAATCAGAACGGCAAGAAACCGAACAACGGTATCGGCTCATGGCCGAGAACTCCACCGACCTAATTGCCCGACAAAATACCGACGGTCAATTTCTCTACGCCTCTCCCGCCGCCGAAGTTCTCCTGGGCTACAAACCCGAGGAACTCATCAATCGCTATGCCCGAGATCTCATCCATCCCCTCGATCGCGATACCTTCAACTACTCCACCGCCGAAGTCCTCACCACAAATGGTTCCCTAACCCTCAGTTACCGGATTCGCCATAAAAATGGCCATTACATCTGGTTTGAAACGACCAGTCGGGCTTTTGGTCAAGATAAGAAGGGCCTCAATCGGACCTCAGACTCCCCCATCCGAGAAATCATCAGCGTCTCGCGAGACATCACCGAACGGAAACTGGCCGAAGAAGATCTACGAGAAAGTGAAGCCTCAATCCGGGCCATCTATAAAGTCACCTCCTCTCGTCACTTGAACTTTCGCGAACGGTTACAGGGCCTGCTGGAACTGGGACGGCAGCGATTTGGCATGGAAATTGCCATCCTTTCCCGGATTCAGGACGAAAACTTTGAAGTCCTGGAAGTTCAATGTCCCCAAACCCCTCCCGGACCAGTGAGTCATCCCCTGATTCCAGGACAGCGTTTACCCCTGGCGGAAACCTATTGCTTCCGGACTGTGGAAGCTAACGATCCTCTGTATTTTGAATTTCTCTTGATGTATGGCACCCATGTGCCGCCCAAATATGGGCCCTTCCGCATTCAAGCCTATATCGGCACCCCCGTCATTGTGGCCGGGGAAGTCTATGGAACCCTCAGCTTTTCCAGCCGCACTCCTCTCCATGATCCCTTTAAACCCGTAGATCGCGAAATCCTCAAACTGATGGCCCAATGGATTGGTGGTGAAATTGAACGACAAGAAACCGCCGCCGACTTAGCCGAAACCCGCGATCGCGCCCTCGCCGCCACCCAGGCTAAAAGTGAATTTCTAGCCACCATGAGCCATGAAATTCGCACCCCCATGAATGCTGTCATCGGCATGACCGGGTTACTCCTAGACACGGAACTATCTCTAGAACAGCGAGATTTTGTCGAGACCATCCGCAGCAGTGGCGACACCCTGCTGACGATTATTAACGACATTCTCGACTTCTCCAAAATCGAGTCCGGCAAACTAGAACTCGAACAACATCCCTTTGATTTACGGGCCTGTGTTGAACAATCCCTAGACCTACTGGCCTCGAAAGCCACCGGTAAGGGACTGGAACTGGCCTATCTCATGAGCAACGACACCCCCCAGCATATTTGTGGAGATGTGACACGGGTGCGGCAAATTTTAGTCAACCTGCTCAGTAATGCCGTTAAATTCACCGACGAGGGAGAAGTGGTCATCTCAATGACGGCTGAGTCTGTGGAATGCTCTCTGGAGTGCAATGACACCTGCACCTCCCCGGCCCCTGAAACAGAGATTCGCGAGTCTCTGGACTTCCCCTACTATCGTATTCAATTTGCCGTCCGCGACACGGGGATTGGCATCCAGAGCGATCGAATGCACCGCTTATTTCGCTCCTTCTCTCAAGTTGACTCCTCCACCACCCGTCAATATGGAGGAACTGGCTTAGGGTTAGCCATTAGTAAACGTCTGGCTGAAATGATGGGGGGGGTGATGTGGGTTGAAAGTATGGGTCATACCACTGGAGACTGTCCCAGTGACTTTGAACTGACGACGGGTTCGGAAGACCCCGGCTCAGTGTTCTACTTTACTCTAATTGCCCCCCAAGCGCCCCAAGTTCCCCTGGTGAAATCCTTACGCCACCGCGTCGAATTGCGCGATAAACGGCTCCTGGTGGTGGATGATAATGCGACGAACCGGAAGATTTTGAGTTTGGCGACTCAAAGTTGGGGCATGGAGACCCTCGCCGTTGCTGACGGACGTACGGCCTTAGAGGTTGTCCAGGACCATCCTCCCTTTGACTTAGCCATACTGGATATGCAGATGCCGGAAATGGATGGTGTGACCCTAGCTCAGCGGCTACAGGGACTAGAGGTTATGAAGGATGTACCGCTGATTATTCTTACCTCCATGGGAACTGAAGTACAAGGGCTCCAGGTGCAACTGGCGGCCCTGCTCAACAAACCCATCAAGCAGTCTCAACTCTATGACATTTTGGTGGGGGTCTTAAGTGGAGAGCCTGTAGAGCGAGAATACGAGAAAACACCGAAGTTGGATGGACATCTGGCTGATCGCCTGCCTCTGAAGATTTTAGTAGCTGAAGACAATGCCGTGAACCAAAAGGTGGCGACCCAAACCTTGGCCCGCATGGGATATCGCGCGGATGTGGTGGGGAATGGCTTAGAGGTGCTCGATGCCCTAACACGGCAGCATTATGATGTGGTCTTGATGGATGTGCAAATGCCGGTGATGGACGGGTTAGAGTCCTCCCGTCGTATTTGTAAGAAATGGGCCAAACCCCGCCGTCCCTATTTAATTGCGGTAACCGCTAACGCCATGCAGGGCGATCGCGAGGATTGTATTGCAGCCGGGATGGATGACTATATCAGTAAACCCATTCGCATCAATGAGTTGATTCAGGCCTTATCCCGTTGTCCGGTGACGGGGACGGTATCTCTGAAAGCCTTTGCGGCGGATCCCGAGTCCTCGGAACGGCGAGAGGTACAAGAGAAAGCCCCTGAAGCCAGTCTACCGGTTTTGAATCAGAAAATCTTGGATGATTTACGAGACATTGAAGCTCTTGAGGAGTTGGTCGACTTGTATTTACAAGAAACCCCGCAATTATTGGAGGGGGTGGAAACGGCGATCGCAGAACAAAACTCCCAGCAACTGCGGCAGTCCGCCCATTCTCTCAAGTCTACCAGTGCCGCTCTCGGGGCTAATCCTCTCTCGGATCTAGGTCAGGAACTGGAGGAAAAGGGGAAAGCTGGGGACTTCACGGGGGTGAATGAGCTATGGGATCGACTCGTCCAACAGTACGATCGCACTGTAGATGCTCTCCAAGCTGCCAAAGGCGAGGAACCCTCCCCAGATAGCCAGGAACAAGAGCTGACTATCAACAATTGA
- a CDS encoding sensor histidine kinase encodes MKVDVKIRLFLSHLLVMLVGLGSFILISKIYSPRQFVIQLEQMESTEFFSVRSVKTYIVKGFEITWNRSTFWSVISGASAAVILSYWLSRRITLPLRRMRQITQRFAAGDFDERMPMSEIPEFYQLSLSFNRMADSIREIEHRRRELISDMTHELRTPLTVMRGYLEELADGRLDPTPETYDKLARETRRLERLVNDLQELSKAEAGYLTIDPKPLCLCSLLEGLITRLSEQLIDELTLSLDCPADLPRVFGDYDRIEQVLMNLLGNAVRYSDSGTIAVKAWCDDPYIWTAVSDTGIGIAPEDLPYVFDRFWRAERSRSRHSGGTGIGLAITRRLVELHGGTIRVDSQLGQGSTFYFSLPMLP; translated from the coding sequence ATGAAAGTCGATGTTAAAATCCGCTTATTTTTATCTCATCTTTTAGTGATGCTTGTTGGGTTGGGGAGCTTTATTTTAATCAGCAAAATTTATTCGCCTCGACAATTTGTGATTCAATTAGAACAAATGGAAAGCACGGAGTTTTTTAGTGTTCGCTCCGTCAAAACTTATATTGTTAAGGGCTTTGAGATCACCTGGAATCGCAGTACGTTTTGGTCTGTAATTAGTGGAGCTTCAGCAGCCGTTATCCTGAGTTACTGGCTTTCCCGAAGGATTACTCTACCCCTGAGGCGGATGCGACAGATTACACAACGGTTTGCGGCGGGTGATTTTGATGAGCGGATGCCGATGAGTGAAATTCCTGAGTTCTACCAACTGAGTCTTAGTTTTAATCGCATGGCCGATAGCATTCGTGAGATTGAACATCGCCGCCGAGAACTGATTAGTGATATGACTCATGAGTTGCGAACCCCTCTAACCGTCATGCGGGGATATTTGGAGGAACTCGCCGATGGTCGTCTTGACCCAACGCCGGAAACCTATGATAAGTTAGCCCGAGAAACTCGTCGCTTAGAACGCTTGGTGAATGACTTACAGGAGTTATCTAAGGCGGAGGCTGGCTATTTAACCATTGACCCCAAACCGTTGTGTTTATGCAGTCTTCTAGAGGGCTTAATTACTCGCTTGTCTGAGCAGCTGATTGATGAATTAACCCTGTCTCTGGACTGTCCGGCGGATTTACCCCGGGTGTTTGGGGATTACGATCGCATTGAACAAGTCTTGATGAATCTGTTGGGAAATGCGGTGCGCTATTCAGATTCGGGTACGATCGCCGTTAAGGCTTGGTGTGATGACCCCTATATCTGGACGGCGGTGAGTGATACGGGGATCGGCATTGCCCCAGAGGATTTGCCCTATGTGTTTGATCGCTTTTGGCGGGCAGAGCGATCGCGATCGCGACATTCAGGGGGAACGGGGATTGGTTTGGCCATCACCCGGCGACTGGTGGAATTACATGGGGGAACCATTAGGGTCGACAGTCAACTGGGCCAGGGAAGCACATTTTACTTTTCCTTGCCAATGCTGCCTTAA